A DNA window from Mycobacterium sp. IDR2000157661 contains the following coding sequences:
- a CDS encoding WS/DGAT/MGAT family O-acyltransferase — MVTRLSAADAAFFRLENSSTPMYVATLSILRRPRSGLSYETLLATVEQRLPQIPRYRQKVREVTLGLARPVWVDDRDFDITYHVRRSALPSPGSDAQLHELIARLGSRPLDRSRPLWEMYLIEGLAKNRIALYTKSHQALVNGMTALEIGHVIADRTQKPPEFGEDIWIPAREPSDRQLLMGALGEWIMRPAEQFGAVRSAVTEVATNAGQLADMGRRFVEVARTVARGTAPSSPLNTTVSRNRRITVAACRLEDYRTVRARYDCDVNDVVLAVVAGALRNWLMSRGEPVTATTTVRAMAPMSVYPEPDRESTGPGQAISQVSPFLIDLPVGEGNPVVRLSQIAHATEQHPTANSLVDARTIVTLSGFAPPTLHAMGIRVATSFSARVFNLLITNVPGAQKQMYVAGTKLLETYAVPPLLHNQVLAIGVTSYNGMVYFGINADRDAMSDVDVLPSLLSESLEELLEAAK, encoded by the coding sequence ATGGTGACCAGGTTGTCGGCGGCCGACGCGGCGTTCTTCCGCCTCGAGAACAGCTCCACGCCGATGTACGTCGCAACACTGTCGATCCTGCGCAGGCCCCGTAGCGGGCTCAGCTACGAAACCCTGCTCGCCACTGTCGAACAGCGGCTGCCGCAGATCCCGCGCTATCGGCAGAAGGTGCGGGAGGTGACATTGGGGCTGGCGCGCCCGGTCTGGGTGGACGACCGCGACTTCGATATCACCTACCATGTCCGTCGTTCCGCGCTGCCGTCGCCGGGCAGTGACGCCCAGCTGCACGAGCTGATCGCCCGGCTCGGCTCGCGGCCACTGGACCGCTCGCGGCCACTGTGGGAGATGTACCTGATCGAGGGGCTGGCCAAGAACCGCATCGCGCTCTACACCAAGTCACACCAGGCTCTGGTCAACGGGATGACGGCGCTGGAGATCGGCCACGTCATCGCCGACCGCACCCAGAAGCCGCCGGAGTTCGGTGAGGACATCTGGATCCCTGCCCGCGAGCCCAGTGATCGCCAACTGCTGATGGGCGCCCTCGGAGAGTGGATCATGCGCCCCGCCGAGCAGTTCGGCGCGGTCCGCAGCGCGGTCACCGAGGTGGCGACCAACGCGGGTCAGCTGGCCGACATGGGCCGCCGCTTCGTCGAGGTGGCCCGCACGGTGGCCCGCGGTACCGCGCCCAGCAGCCCGCTGAACACCACGGTGTCGCGCAACCGCCGTATCACGGTGGCCGCCTGCCGCCTCGAGGACTACCGGACGGTGCGGGCCCGCTACGACTGCGACGTCAACGACGTGGTGCTTGCGGTGGTGGCAGGCGCGTTGCGCAACTGGCTGATGTCGCGGGGGGAACCGGTGACCGCGACGACGACGGTGCGTGCGATGGCGCCGATGTCGGTCTATCCCGAACCCGACCGCGAATCCACGGGCCCGGGGCAGGCGATCAGCCAGGTGTCGCCGTTTCTGATCGACCTGCCGGTCGGCGAGGGCAATCCGGTGGTACGGCTGTCCCAGATCGCGCACGCCACCGAACAGCATCCGACCGCGAACAGCCTGGTGGACGCCAGGACCATCGTCACGCTGTCGGGTTTCGCCCCGCCGACGTTGCACGCCATGGGAATCCGAGTCGCCACCAGCTTCTCGGCGCGGGTGTTCAACCTGCTGATCACCAACGTGCCCGGCGCACAGAAGCAGATGTACGTAGCGGGCACCAAACTGCTCGAGACCTATGCGGTGCCACCGTTGCTGCACAACCAGGTGCTGGCCATCGGGGTCACGTCCTACAACGGCATGGTGTACTTCGGCATCAACGCCGACCGCGACGCGATGAGCGACGTCGACGTGCTGCCGAGCCTGCTCAGCGAATCGCTCGAGGAACTTCTCGAGGCGGCGAAGTGA
- a CDS encoding Rv3235 family protein — MTSSRTSAAPGALISPVIDCEPPPVGVAVCGPVRPKALRRRAPRPLRHAPVVAPEPPPRIAVAFADAALRRVLEVIDRRRPVAQLRSVLAPALTDTVLALAREQHDSAATLRRIRLRMVDDAPAGTAEVFGTYTRGPRVRAIAARIAPHGERWRLEALQIG; from the coding sequence GTGACTTCATCCCGCACCTCCGCCGCACCCGGCGCGCTGATCTCGCCCGTCATCGACTGCGAACCTCCGCCCGTCGGCGTCGCGGTGTGCGGGCCGGTAAGGCCCAAGGCGCTGCGCCGCCGCGCACCTCGGCCCCTGCGCCATGCTCCCGTCGTGGCGCCGGAACCACCGCCGCGGATCGCAGTGGCCTTCGCCGACGCGGCGTTGCGACGGGTGCTCGAAGTGATCGACCGGCGCAGGCCCGTCGCGCAGTTGCGGTCGGTTCTGGCGCCGGCGCTGACCGACACTGTGCTGGCGCTGGCCCGCGAGCAGCATGACTCCGCCGCCACCCTCCGCCGGATCCGGTTGCGGATGGTCGACGACGCGCCCGCCGGCACCGCCGAGGTCTTCGGCACCTACACCCGCGGTCCGCGCGTGCGGGCGATCGCCGCGCGCATCGCGCCGCACGGCGAGCGTTGGCGCCTCGAGGCGCTGCAGATCGGCTGA